In Streptomyces violaceusniger Tu 4113, one DNA window encodes the following:
- a CDS encoding SDR family oxidoreductase — protein sequence MTDDSLRGKIALVTGAAKSLGADIVRRLAQGGAHVIVNYFHSVDQAKLLQEELEQAGQSCEFIRASVAKTSEIDRMFDLVQERHGGLDILINNAAGGAFLPLFDIDDTYWQRAWSTNVMAAYHCSRRAAELMTGREGASILCLSSVGAHQPVPGYGPGGVTKAALESLVRYLALELVGQGIRVNTVLLGSVASEIIVNLDGPATVGGADAVDELMNRTLSTPEAARLIVHLLHEDAGFITGQTLVADGGISIGGMQGLRLHSRLADQVSKPARRPVLSASVPTASAPPAAVSAPAPSASAPAPVPSASAPSVPAPTAPAPPPTPRPVVTPVSDEVPDRSVEADPGAVAVVGLGLALPGANNPAEFWDRLREGVLLSSEPSAFDLKHFWAPTREETDAFYVREAGYLHDFVPDPASMVEPDGNIGHPGWPRTTRWLRHCAVQALAGVRRRPTDRWLTATTGIHDQTGLGPQGIVLGDEYKRMVREAIPADRDGDWLAELADHAISAQYGGDGGDPQSYLPASVVRNALRGLIPGDTQHLTLDAACASGLFALDAAVKALREGSCDVALAGGTSVIEPIGFTLFCRAQGISMSGRVRPFDRAADGTLIGEGAVALVLKPYARAVADGDRVLGVIRGTGLAADGRGKGIHAPATRGQELAIARAWADAGVEADDVDWVVAHGTGTPVGDEIELRSLLSRLGPGERTCLLTSNKQVFGHTGVLAGLVSVAHALVALERGAVPGQPVVTDPHPLLGDGERLTVPVKDAPWPSGGARPRVVGVSSFGLGGADAHVVLSDHVPRSVPARRQGVDVRDDTEDLVVVGWNTHLPGLEPDQVPAWLRGDGPLPEPDFGTPYPLPSPRDVRIPPLTMRHMDAAHLMVLQALGPLLEQLGEPGTSLRPTTAIVIGSTLPTTHNTQAALRVHAAECATAFDLLPDPAQAEVLKEYLAKGMAEAKGVIPGDLNEDDFTGAVSCILSGRAANYYDLQGLGTSVYSQRDSAHTAVDLALRQLRHRACDLALVGAVCLRPISGWDRHLAHLAPEGRSIAEGAAVLAVTRRSTALEHGLPVLGTLSAEVAVADPRHPVTSSHALPVLAGTGHTYLSLDALLTVLKAVVTETDTVVRPAATGSPLIRFTPPAGPRDDDPGADRRETGKRDALTGPEQAQQEQADPERADPERAEPERADPEHTGVEHTGSEHTGSEHTGSEHTGSEHTGSANAVSAHAASEPAGAEHAEEFTGRRQTFRLVPTDPPPTEPATPSIPPGTVVITDAPDLAAAVTGPDTSVWSPRPGVAGAAHVPPEDAPGALTGLPFVPRHIRVLSRLPVDDDGCEEAEAARMEDLQDLAFTTLQAALPALRSGGSLAALLLGAVPDDLPPPLSGLFTGLVRSVRAEVPQCGGLTLISDAVDAATALGQLARAGAAQVPTHTLACRGDEWLALAVADDPVSPSDGVPLPSGAVVVAFGGARGITPELLHEVAHGTDRPHVYVIGRTPLPDTDDSLPSQAEFMAAERRRRPDASVRELRVAYEKAEARLEVRRTVRRLAELCGPDRVHHRVCDVLDARRTTAVLGEILDRHGRIDLLINTVLDLRSRALHAKTLTDFRAVRATKATGYRNLKRALAGRAPRIWCNFSTLATLAPAPGDIDYCAVNEYLAYASARAQRHGPAGRHEIAVLWSGWREVGVASSVTMRETLKRNKMDAYISTAQGRAQFLSAVTRPPAGGVAFFIREEERVLLARRGISTHGSRAEPRTEAPDAPDPAPPDPELTTPLLDGVLYRGDDWAVFTKTWDPGTLAERDGRWMRHHQVNGEYTLAGTFTLEAAAAAAATLCPGLRVTGFRGLVCRSSITVRLAGPMRTVAVEARVVSRVGDRAEVAVRITAHRIGKNGKVLRFDDLLCETRVLLADRFPALAGPPDFSGHEPEPDFAMPVYSPDPPISLTGPFAGTGDYARGPDGNSARFRLDHTAWSPVLAGMTVPAILLDAMVHLLLLPPRGDLPPLVGPMAGLDEVDLGGPGDDCRLSALHPVIRLHCDFATGELTALTGDGQVLARISGVSAHALDHSGELVRPRGDAPRPVRS from the coding sequence GTGACGGACGACAGCCTGCGGGGCAAGATCGCCCTCGTAACGGGCGCCGCGAAGAGCCTCGGCGCGGACATCGTGCGCCGCCTGGCGCAGGGCGGCGCCCATGTGATCGTGAACTACTTCCACTCGGTCGACCAGGCGAAGCTGCTCCAGGAGGAACTGGAACAGGCCGGCCAGAGCTGCGAGTTCATCCGCGCCTCCGTGGCCAAGACCAGCGAGATCGACCGGATGTTCGACCTGGTCCAGGAGCGCCACGGTGGCCTGGACATCCTGATCAACAACGCCGCGGGCGGGGCGTTCCTGCCCCTGTTCGACATCGACGACACCTACTGGCAGCGGGCGTGGTCCACCAACGTGATGGCGGCCTACCACTGTTCGCGCCGGGCGGCCGAGCTGATGACGGGACGGGAGGGCGCGAGCATCCTCTGCCTGTCCAGCGTCGGGGCGCACCAGCCGGTTCCGGGCTACGGTCCCGGTGGTGTCACCAAGGCGGCCCTGGAGTCGCTGGTCCGCTATCTCGCGCTGGAACTGGTCGGCCAGGGCATCCGGGTCAACACCGTGCTGCTGGGCTCCGTCGCCAGCGAGATCATCGTGAACCTCGACGGCCCGGCGACGGTCGGCGGCGCGGATGCGGTCGACGAACTGATGAACCGCACGCTCTCGACGCCGGAGGCGGCCCGGCTGATCGTGCACCTCCTCCACGAGGACGCCGGTTTCATCACCGGGCAGACCCTCGTCGCCGACGGTGGTATCAGCATCGGCGGGATGCAGGGCCTGCGACTGCACAGCAGGCTGGCCGACCAGGTGAGCAAGCCCGCCCGCCGCCCGGTCCTGTCGGCATCGGTTCCGACAGCGTCGGCGCCACCCGCGGCCGTATCGGCCCCCGCGCCATCCGCGTCCGCCCCCGCGCCCGTGCCGTCGGCGTCCGCACCATCCGTCCCCGCGCCAACCGCACCCGCACCGCCCCCAACACCTCGGCCAGTGGTGACCCCGGTGTCGGACGAGGTGCCGGACCGGTCGGTGGAGGCGGACCCCGGTGCCGTCGCGGTCGTCGGACTCGGCCTGGCACTGCCCGGGGCCAACAACCCGGCGGAGTTCTGGGACCGGCTGCGGGAGGGCGTCCTGCTCTCCAGCGAGCCGTCCGCCTTCGACCTGAAGCACTTCTGGGCTCCCACCCGCGAGGAGACCGACGCCTTCTACGTCCGCGAGGCCGGATACCTCCACGACTTCGTGCCGGACCCCGCCTCAATGGTCGAACCGGACGGGAACATAGGACACCCCGGCTGGCCGCGGACCACCCGCTGGCTGCGGCACTGTGCCGTCCAGGCTCTGGCGGGGGTGCGCCGGCGTCCGACCGACCGCTGGCTCACCGCGACCACCGGCATCCACGACCAGACCGGGCTCGGCCCCCAGGGCATCGTCCTCGGCGACGAGTACAAGCGCATGGTGCGCGAGGCGATCCCTGCCGACCGGGACGGCGACTGGCTGGCGGAGCTTGCCGACCACGCGATCAGCGCGCAGTACGGCGGTGACGGCGGCGACCCGCAGTCCTACCTGCCCGCGTCCGTCGTCCGCAACGCGTTGCGCGGGCTGATCCCCGGTGATACACAGCACCTGACCCTCGACGCGGCCTGTGCCAGCGGGCTGTTCGCCCTGGATGCGGCGGTCAAGGCGCTGCGCGAGGGCTCCTGCGACGTGGCGCTGGCCGGTGGCACCTCGGTGATCGAGCCGATCGGGTTCACGCTGTTCTGCCGGGCCCAGGGCATCTCGATGAGCGGCCGGGTACGGCCCTTCGACCGGGCGGCCGACGGGACCCTGATCGGCGAGGGCGCCGTCGCGCTCGTCCTGAAGCCGTACGCGCGGGCCGTCGCGGACGGCGACCGGGTGCTCGGCGTCATCCGGGGCACCGGACTCGCCGCCGACGGGCGGGGCAAGGGCATCCACGCCCCGGCCACGCGCGGGCAGGAGCTGGCGATCGCCCGTGCCTGGGCGGACGCGGGCGTCGAGGCCGACGACGTGGACTGGGTCGTGGCGCACGGCACCGGAACGCCGGTCGGCGACGAGATCGAACTCCGCTCGTTGCTGTCCCGGCTCGGGCCGGGCGAGCGGACGTGTCTGCTGACGTCGAACAAGCAGGTCTTCGGGCACACCGGGGTTCTGGCGGGCCTGGTCTCGGTCGCACACGCGCTGGTCGCCCTCGAACGCGGAGCGGTGCCCGGCCAGCCCGTGGTCACCGATCCGCATCCGCTGCTGGGCGACGGCGAGCGGCTGACCGTGCCGGTCAAGGACGCTCCCTGGCCGTCCGGCGGGGCGCGACCACGGGTCGTCGGGGTGTCGTCGTTCGGCCTCGGCGGGGCGGACGCGCACGTGGTCCTGTCCGACCACGTGCCACGGTCCGTCCCCGCGCGGAGGCAGGGCGTCGACGTACGCGACGACACGGAGGACCTGGTCGTCGTGGGCTGGAACACCCACCTTCCCGGCCTGGAGCCCGATCAGGTACCCGCCTGGCTCCGCGGCGACGGGCCCCTCCCGGAGCCCGATTTCGGCACCCCGTACCCCCTGCCCTCCCCGCGTGACGTGCGCATCCCGCCGCTGACGATGCGGCACATGGACGCCGCCCACCTGATGGTGCTCCAGGCGCTGGGCCCGCTGCTGGAACAGCTCGGCGAGCCGGGCACGAGCCTGCGGCCCACCACGGCGATCGTCATCGGCTCGACCTTGCCGACCACGCACAACACCCAGGCGGCGCTGCGGGTGCACGCCGCCGAGTGCGCCACCGCGTTCGACCTGCTGCCCGACCCGGCGCAGGCCGAGGTGCTCAAGGAGTACCTCGCGAAGGGCATGGCGGAGGCCAAGGGAGTGATCCCCGGCGATCTGAACGAGGACGACTTCACCGGCGCGGTCTCCTGCATCCTGTCGGGCCGGGCCGCCAACTACTACGACCTCCAGGGCCTGGGGACCAGCGTCTACTCCCAGCGGGACTCCGCGCACACAGCCGTCGACCTGGCCCTGCGTCAACTCCGGCACCGGGCCTGCGACCTCGCCCTCGTCGGCGCCGTGTGCCTGCGGCCGATCAGCGGCTGGGACCGGCACCTCGCCCACTTGGCGCCGGAGGGCCGGTCCATCGCGGAAGGCGCCGCGGTCCTGGCGGTCACCCGGCGCTCGACCGCGCTGGAGCACGGACTTCCCGTCCTGGGCACGCTCTCCGCCGAGGTCGCCGTCGCCGACCCCCGGCACCCGGTCACGTCGTCGCACGCCCTTCCCGTGCTGGCCGGCACCGGACACACCTATCTCTCCCTGGACGCCCTGCTGACGGTTCTCAAGGCCGTCGTCACGGAGACGGACACCGTGGTCCGGCCCGCCGCCACGGGCTCGCCGCTGATCCGGTTCACCCCGCCCGCGGGCCCGCGGGACGACGATCCCGGAGCGGACCGGCGGGAGACGGGGAAGCGGGACGCGCTCACCGGCCCGGAGCAGGCCCAACAGGAGCAAGCCGACCCGGAACGTGCCGACCCGGAACGTGCCGAACCGGAACGCGCCGACCCGGAACACACCGGGGTGGAACACACCGGGTCCGAGCACACCGGGTCCGAGCACACCGGGTCCGAGCACACCGGGTCCGAGCACACCGGGTCCGCGAACGCAGTGTCCGCGCACGCCGCGTCGGAACCGGCCGGTGCCGAACACGCCGAGGAGTTCACCGGCCGCCGTCAGACCTTCCGGCTCGTGCCGACCGACCCGCCGCCGACCGAGCCCGCCACGCCGTCGATCCCGCCGGGCACCGTCGTCATCACCGACGCCCCGGACCTCGCCGCCGCGGTCACCGGCCCGGACACCTCCGTCTGGTCACCGCGGCCCGGCGTCGCGGGCGCCGCCCATGTGCCGCCGGAGGACGCGCCCGGCGCACTGACCGGCCTGCCGTTCGTCCCGCGCCACATCCGGGTGCTGTCCCGGCTGCCCGTGGACGACGACGGGTGCGAGGAGGCCGAGGCCGCCCGGATGGAGGACCTCCAGGACCTCGCCTTCACCACGCTCCAGGCGGCGTTGCCCGCGCTGCGCTCCGGCGGCTCGCTCGCCGCGCTGCTGCTCGGAGCGGTGCCGGACGATCTGCCGCCCCCGCTCAGCGGGCTGTTCACCGGTCTCGTCCGCTCCGTGCGGGCCGAGGTGCCGCAGTGCGGCGGACTGACCCTGATCAGCGACGCGGTGGACGCGGCGACCGCCCTGGGCCAGTTGGCGCGGGCGGGCGCCGCCCAGGTGCCGACCCACACGCTGGCCTGCCGCGGGGACGAGTGGCTGGCCCTGGCCGTGGCCGACGACCCCGTGTCCCCGTCCGACGGCGTCCCGCTGCCCTCCGGCGCGGTCGTGGTCGCCTTCGGCGGCGCCCGGGGGATCACTCCCGAGCTGCTGCACGAGGTGGCCCACGGCACCGACCGGCCCCATGTGTACGTCATCGGCCGCACCCCGCTGCCGGACACCGACGATTCACTGCCATCGCAGGCCGAGTTCATGGCCGCCGAGCGCCGAAGGCGTCCCGACGCCTCCGTGCGCGAGCTGCGCGTCGCCTACGAGAAGGCCGAGGCGCGTCTGGAGGTGCGCCGTACGGTGCGACGGCTGGCGGAGCTGTGCGGCCCGGACCGGGTCCACCACCGCGTATGCGACGTCCTCGACGCGAGACGCACCACCGCCGTCCTCGGCGAGATCCTCGACCGGCACGGACGGATCGACCTGCTCATCAACACCGTCCTCGACCTGCGCTCACGTGCGCTGCACGCCAAGACCCTCACGGACTTCCGGGCCGTGCGGGCCACCAAGGCGACCGGCTACCGCAACCTGAAGCGCGCCCTGGCCGGACGCGCCCCCCGGATCTGGTGCAACTTCAGCACCCTGGCGACGCTCGCCCCCGCGCCCGGCGACATCGACTACTGCGCCGTCAACGAGTACCTCGCGTACGCGAGCGCCAGGGCACAGCGGCACGGGCCGGCGGGCCGCCACGAGATCGCGGTCCTGTGGAGCGGCTGGCGCGAAGTCGGCGTCGCCAGCAGCGTCACCATGCGGGAGACCCTCAAGCGCAACAAGATGGACGCCTACATCAGCACCGCGCAGGGACGTGCGCAGTTCCTGTCCGCGGTGACCCGGCCCCCGGCGGGCGGAGTGGCGTTCTTCATCCGGGAGGAGGAACGCGTCCTGCTGGCCCGGCGCGGCATCAGCACCCACGGCTCCCGCGCCGAGCCGCGGACCGAGGCCCCGGACGCGCCGGATCCGGCCCCGCCGGACCCGGAGTTGACCACACCGCTGCTCGACGGTGTGCTGTACCGGGGCGACGACTGGGCCGTGTTCACCAAGACCTGGGATCCGGGCACCCTCGCCGAGCGGGACGGCCGGTGGATGCGTCATCACCAGGTCAACGGTGAATACACGCTCGCGGGCACGTTCACCCTGGAGGCGGCGGCCGCGGCGGCGGCCACCCTCTGTCCCGGACTGCGGGTCACCGGGTTCCGCGGTCTCGTCTGCCGGTCGTCGATCACGGTCCGGCTCGCCGGGCCGATGCGCACCGTCGCGGTGGAGGCCCGGGTCGTGAGCCGTGTGGGCGACCGCGCCGAGGTGGCCGTCCGGATCACGGCACACCGGATCGGCAAGAACGGCAAGGTACTGCGCTTCGACGACCTGCTGTGCGAGACGCGGGTGCTGCTCGCGGACCGTTTCCCGGCGCTCGCCGGACCGCCCGACTTCTCGGGCCACGAACCCGAACCCGACTTCGCGATGCCGGTGTACTCCCCGGATCCGCCGATCTCGCTCACCGGACCGTTCGCCGGTACCGGTGACTACGCCCGCGGGCCGGACGGCAACAGCGCCAGGTTCCGTCTGGACCACACGGCCTGGTCTCCGGTCCTGGCCGGGATGACCGTACCGGCGATCCTGCTCGACGCGATGGTGCACCTGTTGCTGCTGCCGCCGCGCGGTGACCTGCCACCGCTGGTCGGGCCGATGGCCGGGCTCGACGAGGTCGACCTGGGCGGCCCGGGCGACGACTGCCGGCTCAGCGCGCTGCATCCGGTCATCCGGCTGCACTGCGACTTCGCCACCGGGGAGCTGACCGCGCTGACCGGTGACGGGCAGGTGCTGGCCCGGATATCCGGGGTCAGCGCACACGCCCTGGACCACAGCGGAGAACTCGTCCGGCCCCGCGGCGACGCGCCACGACCGGTCCGTTCCTGA
- a CDS encoding MFS transporter, whose protein sequence is MTFAESAGGGEPASSSESGPVTGLRYWVPLLAVCAGYFMVILDVTVINVAVPVIGRELSASLTGIQWITDGYTLVFAGFLLSGGALGDRLGNRRIFCTGVVVFTMSSAACAFAPSTPVLIAARGVEGLGAALIVPGSLALLQQAYPAPAARSRAFGVWGSIAGIAASAGPLLGGLLVSTVGWRWVFLINLPVGVACLALTLRHVAPSDRLTGRALDWPAQCAVVAAVASLTAALNEAGRRGWSDPAVRGGVGLSVLAVMAFLVRERLARSPAVPPSLLRSRALGGGAVIGLLFNFGFYGMVFTASLDFQHQRGYSALVTGLALFPAVAMTMFASVLSGRLARATGDRPLVFTGMLLAGLGLAGWVAAGADPAYPLLVAPMMAAGFGTSFALTGSASTVMGAAPPAYSGTASALFNTTRQLGSAIGVALGGTLLATAADYGEGLRTSMAIGALAYLAAAGLSRFCVPPKFKGETPDAEARTSR, encoded by the coding sequence GTGACGTTCGCGGAGTCGGCCGGTGGCGGCGAGCCCGCGTCCTCTTCCGAGTCCGGCCCGGTGACCGGCCTGCGGTACTGGGTCCCGCTGCTGGCCGTGTGTGCCGGGTACTTCATGGTGATCCTGGACGTGACGGTCATCAACGTGGCCGTGCCGGTGATCGGCCGGGAGCTGTCGGCTTCGCTCACCGGCATCCAGTGGATCACCGACGGGTACACCCTGGTCTTCGCCGGGTTCCTGTTGAGCGGTGGCGCGCTGGGGGACAGGCTGGGAAACCGCCGGATCTTCTGCACCGGCGTAGTGGTGTTCACCATGTCCTCGGCCGCGTGCGCATTCGCGCCGAGTACGCCCGTCCTGATCGCCGCCCGGGGGGTGGAGGGCCTCGGCGCGGCGTTGATCGTGCCCGGCTCACTGGCCCTTCTCCAGCAGGCATATCCGGCTCCGGCCGCCCGCTCGCGGGCCTTCGGCGTATGGGGCTCCATCGCGGGCATCGCGGCCTCGGCGGGGCCGCTGCTGGGCGGACTGCTGGTCTCCACCGTGGGCTGGCGGTGGGTGTTCCTCATCAACCTGCCCGTCGGCGTCGCCTGCCTGGCGCTGACGCTGCGCCACGTGGCACCCTCCGACCGGCTCACCGGCCGGGCTCTGGACTGGCCGGCGCAGTGCGCGGTGGTGGCGGCAGTGGCCTCGCTGACCGCCGCGCTCAACGAGGCCGGCCGGCGTGGCTGGTCCGATCCGGCCGTCCGCGGCGGGGTGGGCCTGTCCGTACTGGCCGTGATGGCGTTCCTGGTGCGCGAGCGGCTGGCCCGCTCGCCCGCCGTTCCGCCGAGCCTGCTGCGCTCGCGTGCGCTGGGCGGCGGTGCCGTCATCGGCCTGCTGTTCAATTTCGGCTTCTACGGCATGGTGTTCACCGCGAGCCTGGACTTCCAGCACCAGCGTGGCTACAGCGCCCTCGTCACCGGCCTGGCGCTGTTCCCCGCGGTGGCGATGACCATGTTCGCCTCCGTTCTGTCCGGGCGGCTGGCCCGCGCGACCGGCGACCGTCCGCTGGTGTTCACCGGCATGCTTCTGGCGGGCCTGGGGCTGGCCGGCTGGGTCGCGGCCGGGGCCGACCCCGCCTACCCGCTGCTGGTGGCCCCGATGATGGCGGCGGGATTCGGCACCTCCTTCGCACTCACCGGTTCCGCCTCCACCGTCATGGGCGCCGCGCCCCCGGCGTACTCAGGGACCGCCTCCGCCTTGTTCAACACCACCCGGCAGCTCGGAAGCGCCATCGGCGTGGCGCTCGGTGGCACCCTGCTGGCCACGGCTGCCGACTACGGCGAGGGGCTGCGCACCAGCATGGCCATCGGCGCACTCGCCTACCTGGCCGCCGCGGGTCTCTCACGGTTCTGCGTACCGCCCAAGTTCAAGGGTGAAACGCCTGATGCGGAGGCTCGCACATCCCGCTGA
- a CDS encoding acyltransferase domain-containing protein, with protein MPGTVAAPRGGVLRDLHDRYETVRDALSRIDKAAGGLGLPDISTRLIEDNGTSDRRGPEVQYLEIFAVSLATHHMLVAEGVEPIAIVGQSIGELWALAAAGHLPVEDAARLAVARSQALTRQSWRGKMLAVGVDGRRAESLAGLIDHPHLVLACENAPRQSVISGPEELIRHVERVADALGWPSLPLDVPHPTHTPAMAQAARDLRATAPRVAYGSGRWRVRSPWLGRDVGNDDPVDLVAGALTARVRMLQTVRELHAAGADVFVECGEWPVVTKFVEASVPGVRCVVPLSESDPVGAVRAWAEESTAIGPFYSRPPVRPSDRLLPSARVSAPEPAGPPSAVAVAEAPARVSVPVPAAPAYYAEPAAPPAPAAPVIPAAPAAPVIPAAPPAPAVSYAPPAPVAAHAPAAPVASAAPVDAVAPPSAGLDYETVLAELRTLYGDFLGYPPDLLGEDDGLESELGVESLKQVTLLGRVSERYDLPDLRSNTSLLTAGTLRRIAEGVVQGRAEAAG; from the coding sequence ATGCCCGGAACTGTGGCCGCTCCGCGCGGGGGCGTCCTTCGCGACCTCCACGACCGTTACGAGACCGTCCGTGACGCGCTGTCCCGCATCGACAAGGCAGCCGGGGGCCTGGGGCTGCCCGACATCAGCACCAGGCTGATCGAGGACAACGGTACGAGCGACCGGCGCGGTCCCGAGGTCCAGTATCTGGAGATCTTCGCCGTCAGCCTCGCGACGCACCACATGCTGGTCGCCGAAGGTGTCGAGCCCATCGCGATCGTCGGACAGAGCATCGGGGAGCTGTGGGCCCTCGCCGCCGCGGGCCACCTGCCGGTGGAGGACGCCGCGCGCCTGGCGGTGGCCCGGTCTCAGGCGCTGACCCGGCAGAGCTGGCGGGGGAAGATGCTCGCGGTCGGCGTGGACGGCCGGCGGGCGGAGTCGCTCGCCGGGCTGATCGACCATCCCCACCTGGTACTGGCCTGCGAGAACGCCCCTCGACAGAGCGTCATCAGCGGGCCCGAGGAACTGATCCGGCATGTGGAGCGGGTCGCCGACGCCCTCGGCTGGCCGAGCCTTCCCCTGGACGTACCACACCCGACGCACACTCCGGCGATGGCGCAGGCCGCGCGGGATCTCCGGGCGACCGCGCCGAGGGTCGCGTACGGTTCCGGACGCTGGCGAGTGCGCTCCCCCTGGCTGGGGAGGGACGTCGGCAACGACGACCCGGTCGACCTGGTCGCCGGTGCGCTCACCGCCCGGGTCCGGATGCTGCAGACGGTCCGCGAGCTGCACGCGGCGGGTGCCGACGTCTTCGTCGAGTGCGGGGAGTGGCCGGTCGTCACCAAGTTCGTCGAGGCGTCGGTCCCGGGTGTGCGGTGTGTCGTACCGCTCAGCGAGAGCGATCCGGTCGGAGCCGTCCGGGCGTGGGCCGAGGAGTCCACGGCGATCGGCCCGTTCTACTCGCGCCCGCCGGTACGGCCGAGCGACAGGCTCCTGCCCTCCGCGCGGGTGAGCGCGCCCGAACCGGCCGGCCCGCCTTCGGCGGTCGCCGTCGCCGAGGCGCCGGCCCGGGTCTCCGTGCCCGTGCCCGCCGCCCCGGCGTACTACGCGGAGCCCGCCGCTCCGCCCGCCCCGGCCGCTCCGGTCATCCCCGCCGCCCCGGCCGCTCCGGTCATCCCCGCCGCTCCGCCCGCTCCGGCCGTTTCCTACGCTCCGCCCGCTCCGGTCGCCGCCCATGCTCCGGCCGCTCCTGTCGCGTCGGCCGCTCCGGTGGACGCGGTCGCCCCGCCGTCCGCCGGGCTGGACTACGAAACGGTGCTGGCCGAGCTGCGCACGCTCTACGGTGACTTCCTGGGCTACCCGCCGGACCTGCTCGGCGAGGACGATGGTCTGGAGTCCGAGCTGGGTGTGGAGTCGCTCAAGCAGGTCACCCTGCTCGGCCGGGTCTCCGAGCGGTACGACCTGCCCGATCTGAGGTCGAACACCTCGCTGCTGACCGCCGGTACGCTGCGTCGGATCGCGGAGGGCGTCGTACAGGGCCGGGCGGAGGCCGCCGGGTGA